In the genome of Bradyrhizobium sp. CIAT3101, one region contains:
- a CDS encoding TonB-dependent receptor, producing the protein MVSSKAILAGSSLAALTLFHPGGGAMAQTTAPVATLPSVEVDAPKQTQAPRRPKVRVAVDRRRTNSQAKPQTEAPAAVEGQSDRMDAARQSVLPPGGATAHTLTRQAIEALPQGTNASLDKVLLQFPGVTQDSAASGDLHVRNEHANLQYRINGVMLPDGVGAFGQILDTGIVGSMSLLTGALPAQYGQRTAGVLDISTKADAFNNSGVVGVYGGSNGTISTNVEYGGTVGQTQYFLSGRFLQNNLGIENPTPSVNAIHDRTNQEKGFLYLSTMIDPNSRLTFMSGVSNATFQIPNNPGQTPANTAFGVSNFDSSRLNEHQNEFNQFNVVSYQTSNGEFDTQTSYFNRYSQLHFYPDPIGDLVFNGVSSDVYRQSVVNGIQQDTAWRIGYAHTLRFGLSVSAERTLVNSGSTVLPLADPTDPTAGTNDAPFSVFDSSAKTGWLIGTYVQDEWKITNNLTLNAGLRFDQMYQYVDANQLSPRVSLTWKPFEGTTFHAGYARTFTPPSQVIAAPVNLALVTPPGAPANTLTPEVAQNSPVLPERAHVFDVGVTQKIYAIPGLEVGADAYYKKARDLLDDGQFGAAYVLSGFNYDHAENVGVELKSTYRNGNFSAYANLAWAKQIASNVVSNQYLFGADELAYIAGHYIYTDHAQMLSGSAGASYLWEGTRYSVSMIYGSGLRSGFANTDHLPGYTQVNFGLSHDFNIIAPNKPTTVRFDVVNAFDTIYQIRDGSGIGVFAPQYGPRRGFYVGMSQRF; encoded by the coding sequence ATGGTGTCTTCAAAAGCAATATTGGCGGGCTCGAGCCTCGCCGCACTCACGCTGTTTCACCCTGGCGGCGGCGCCATGGCGCAGACGACGGCTCCCGTCGCGACGCTGCCCAGCGTCGAGGTCGATGCGCCCAAGCAGACGCAGGCGCCGCGCCGTCCCAAGGTTCGGGTCGCCGTCGACAGGCGACGTACAAATTCGCAGGCAAAGCCGCAGACGGAAGCGCCGGCGGCGGTCGAGGGGCAGAGCGACAGGATGGACGCGGCGCGCCAGAGCGTGCTTCCGCCCGGCGGCGCCACCGCCCACACGCTCACGCGCCAGGCGATCGAGGCCCTGCCGCAGGGCACCAACGCCTCGCTCGACAAGGTGCTGCTGCAATTCCCCGGCGTCACCCAGGATTCGGCGGCGAGCGGCGACCTGCACGTCCGCAACGAGCACGCCAACCTGCAATACCGCATCAACGGCGTCATGCTTCCCGACGGCGTCGGCGCGTTCGGGCAGATCCTCGACACCGGCATCGTCGGCAGCATGAGCCTGCTCACCGGTGCGCTACCGGCGCAATACGGCCAGCGCACCGCCGGCGTGCTCGACATCTCCACCAAGGCCGATGCCTTCAACAATTCCGGCGTCGTCGGTGTCTATGGCGGCAGCAACGGCACCATCTCGACCAACGTGGAATATGGCGGGACCGTCGGACAGACGCAGTATTTCCTGTCGGGACGCTTCCTGCAGAACAATCTCGGCATCGAGAACCCGACCCCGTCGGTCAATGCGATCCACGACCGCACCAACCAGGAGAAGGGATTTCTCTATCTCTCGACGATGATCGATCCGAACAGCCGCCTCACCTTCATGAGCGGCGTGTCGAATGCGACGTTCCAGATTCCGAACAACCCCGGGCAGACGCCTGCCAACACGGCGTTCGGCGTCTCGAATTTCGACTCGTCCCGGCTGAACGAGCACCAGAACGAGTTCAACCAGTTCAACGTCGTCTCCTACCAGACCTCGAATGGCGAGTTCGACACGCAGACCTCGTATTTCAATCGCTACAGCCAGCTGCACTTCTATCCCGACCCGATCGGCGATCTCGTGTTCAACGGCGTCTCCTCGGACGTCTATCGCCAGAGCGTGGTCAACGGCATCCAGCAGGACACCGCCTGGCGCATCGGCTATGCGCACACGTTGCGCTTCGGCCTCTCGGTGAGCGCGGAGCGGACGCTGGTCAACAGCGGATCAACCGTGCTGCCGCTGGCCGATCCCACCGACCCGACCGCGGGAACGAACGACGCGCCGTTCTCGGTGTTCGATTCCAGCGCCAAGACCGGCTGGCTGATCGGGACCTATGTCCAAGATGAGTGGAAGATCACCAACAATCTGACCCTCAACGCCGGCCTGCGCTTCGACCAGATGTACCAATATGTCGATGCGAACCAGCTCAGCCCGCGCGTCAGCCTGACCTGGAAGCCGTTCGAGGGCACCACGTTCCACGCCGGCTACGCGCGCACCTTCACCCCGCCCTCGCAGGTGATCGCGGCCCCGGTCAATCTCGCGCTGGTGACGCCGCCCGGCGCGCCCGCGAACACGTTGACGCCAGAAGTGGCGCAGAACAGTCCGGTGCTGCCGGAGCGTGCGCACGTGTTCGACGTCGGCGTGACGCAGAAGATCTACGCGATCCCGGGCCTGGAGGTCGGCGCCGACGCCTACTACAAGAAGGCGCGCGACCTGCTCGACGACGGCCAGTTCGGCGCGGCCTATGTGCTGAGCGGTTTCAACTACGATCACGCCGAGAACGTCGGCGTCGAACTGAAGTCGACCTACCGCAACGGCAATTTCAGCGCCTACGCCAACCTCGCCTGGGCCAAGCAGATCGCGAGCAACGTCGTCTCGAACCAATATCTGTTCGGTGCGGACGAACTCGCCTACATCGCGGGCCACTACATCTACACCGACCACGCCCAGATGCTGTCGGGATCGGCCGGCGCCTCCTATCTCTGGGAGGGCACGCGTTACAGCGTGTCGATGATCTATGGCAGCGGCCTACGCTCGGGCTTTGCCAACACCGATCACCTGCCCGGCTACACGCAGGTGAATTTCGGCCTGTCGCACGACTTCAACATCATCGCACCGAACAAGCCGACAACGGTGCGCTTCGACGTGGTCAATGCGTTCGACACGATCTACCAGATCCGCGACGGCTCCGGCATCGGCGTGTTCGCCCCGCAATACGGACCGCGGCGCGGCTTCTATGTCGGCATGTCGCAGCGGTTCTAG
- a CDS encoding RidA family protein: MTLKRYGAAGGTGTGGQHLPFARAVEADGWLYVSGQTPMENGEVIEGGIIPQSHKAIRNMLAILTEAGYEPKDVVRCGVWLDDPRDFQSFNKVFAEYFGANPPARACVVSSMVVDCKVEIDCVAYRR, from the coding sequence ATGACGCTGAAACGATACGGCGCGGCCGGCGGCACCGGCACCGGCGGCCAGCACCTTCCTTTTGCCCGCGCGGTCGAGGCCGATGGCTGGCTCTACGTGTCGGGGCAGACGCCGATGGAGAACGGCGAGGTGATCGAGGGCGGCATCATCCCGCAATCGCACAAGGCGATCCGCAACATGCTCGCGATCCTGACCGAGGCCGGCTACGAGCCCAAGGATGTCGTGCGTTGCGGCGTCTGGCTCGACGATCCCCGGGACTTTCAAAGCTTCAACAAGGTCTTCGCCGAATATTTCGGCGCCAATCCTCCGGCGCGGGCCTGCGTGGTGTCGAGCATGGTGGTGGATTGCAAGGTGGAGATCGACTGCGTCGCCTATCGCAGGTGA
- a CDS encoding D-aminoacylase, producing MPQNLDSKDTLIRNARVIDGTGAPWFEADLRISDGRIAAIGASLPADEADIIDARGCYLAPGFIDAHCHDDLICLREPDRPEKTLQGVTTLVVGNCCFSLYPATAGSAELLRLHFSGLAGETRPDEVFGSFDGYRQALEGPGVALNLVSLVGHAAIRLAVLGYERRAATASEIAAMQALLAQQLAQGAAGLSLGLVYPPSAFADTNELNALAETVRAHGKLLTAHIRSYEAGLLQSIDEFIAILRASGAAGLLSHLQSAGKPNWGAIPKALDRLEAARAEGIDISFDMYPYPAGSSYMLQLLPPAALEGGIDALRERLRDSAKREALRVLVEEGDPDPHAAQSKIVLIGWHNVRISGTGNPALKPLEGKSMVDAARELGISPFDLMVRCIEEDQGQTGIIMFQLDEADLRAAFTHRLHMVGSDGIPRPGTKPHPRAYGSFPRVAGRLTREQGWLTLEDAVRRMTAMPAQRFGLSDRGILRPGMVADLTLFDETIMDKATFETPTEMPAGIRSVFVAGKAVVTDGRSTFARPGRALT from the coding sequence ATGCCCCAGAATCTTGACAGCAAGGACACGCTGATCCGCAACGCCCGGGTGATCGACGGCACCGGCGCGCCGTGGTTCGAGGCCGATTTGCGCATCAGCGATGGCCGCATCGCGGCGATCGGCGCCTCGTTGCCGGCGGACGAGGCCGACATCATCGACGCGCGCGGATGCTATCTCGCGCCGGGCTTCATCGATGCGCATTGCCACGACGACCTGATCTGCCTGCGCGAGCCTGACAGGCCCGAGAAGACGTTGCAGGGCGTGACCACGCTCGTCGTCGGCAATTGCTGCTTCTCGCTCTATCCGGCGACCGCAGGCTCCGCCGAACTGCTGCGGCTGCACTTCTCGGGTCTCGCCGGTGAAACCCGTCCGGACGAAGTGTTCGGCAGTTTCGACGGCTACCGGCAGGCCCTGGAAGGGCCGGGCGTGGCGCTCAACCTCGTCTCGCTGGTCGGACATGCTGCGATCCGCCTCGCTGTGCTCGGTTACGAGCGCCGCGCGGCGACGGCATCGGAGATCGCGGCGATGCAGGCGCTGCTGGCGCAGCAACTCGCCCAGGGTGCGGCCGGCCTGTCGCTCGGCCTCGTCTATCCGCCGAGCGCCTTTGCCGACACCAATGAACTGAACGCGCTGGCGGAGACGGTGCGCGCTCACGGCAAGCTGCTGACCGCACACATCCGCAGCTATGAAGCGGGTCTGCTGCAATCCATCGACGAGTTCATCGCGATCCTGCGCGCCTCCGGCGCGGCGGGGCTGCTGTCGCATCTGCAATCGGCGGGCAAGCCGAACTGGGGCGCGATTCCCAAGGCGCTCGACCGGCTCGAGGCGGCGCGCGCGGAGGGGATCGATATCTCCTTCGACATGTATCCGTATCCGGCCGGCAGTTCCTACATGCTGCAATTGCTGCCGCCGGCCGCGCTCGAAGGCGGCATCGACGCGCTGCGCGAGCGACTGCGCGATTCCGCGAAGCGCGAGGCGCTGCGCGTGCTGGTGGAGGAGGGCGATCCCGATCCGCATGCCGCGCAGTCCAAGATCGTGCTGATCGGCTGGCACAATGTGCGCATCTCCGGTACCGGCAACCCCGCGCTGAAGCCACTCGAGGGCAAGTCGATGGTCGATGCCGCGCGCGAGCTCGGCATCTCGCCGTTCGATCTCATGGTCCGCTGCATCGAGGAGGATCAGGGCCAGACCGGCATCATCATGTTCCAGCTCGATGAGGCCGATTTGCGCGCGGCCTTCACCCATCGCCTGCACATGGTCGGCTCCGACGGCATTCCGCGCCCGGGCACCAAGCCGCATCCGCGCGCCTATGGCAGTTTCCCGCGCGTCGCCGGCCGCCTGACGCGCGAGCAGGGCTGGCTGACGCTGGAAGATGCCGTGCGGCGAATGACGGCGATGCCCGCCCAGCGCTTCGGCCTGTCCGACCGCGGCATCCTGCGGCCGGGCATGGTCGCGGATCTCACGCTGTTCGACGAGACCATCATGGACAAGGCGACGTTCGAGACTCCGACGGAAATGCCCGCAGGCATCCGTTCGGTTTTCGTCGCCGGCAAGGCCGTGGTCACGGACGGACGCAGCACCTTCGCGCGGCCAGGCCGGGCCCTGACGTAA
- a CDS encoding MFS transporter: MANAGQQVPGRRWLIGCLLGVGILINYIDRVGLSAATPALTKELGLTATDIGLLGSAFFWTYSLLQVPGGMVLDRFGVTKVGRGSSFLWAVAATITALASGLYGIFAARLLLGVAEAPAFPASQKATGHWFPLDERARSTAIFDSAAKFSNVIGVPLVAYVIFLYGWRWGFGVTALLSFAYFIAYYIIYRNPSEDPKLTKAEHDYIVAGGGTPEGPATAGQSRMLGYLLRNRKVWGLTIGFSAYGYTFYLFLTWLPGYLAQTMHMNLMSAAGYSTIPWIFATLSDLLIGGFLVDHLIARGYDSTRVRQSVIIIGMLMGLAVIGAAFTVQPGWALLWLSIAISGLSAAAPVGSSIVSLIAPKGGAGSVGGIVNFTNNMMGVLAPIVTGIVVDWTQSFAGAFMIAGVVLLIGIFFYVVVLGRIESIPDFEEASPAGAVPVH; encoded by the coding sequence ATGGCGAATGCAGGACAACAGGTACCCGGACGACGCTGGCTGATCGGTTGTCTGCTCGGCGTAGGAATTCTCATCAACTACATCGATCGCGTTGGCCTCTCGGCCGCGACGCCCGCGCTCACCAAGGAGCTCGGCCTCACCGCCACCGACATCGGCCTGCTCGGCAGCGCGTTCTTCTGGACCTATTCGCTGCTGCAGGTCCCCGGCGGCATGGTGCTCGATCGCTTCGGCGTCACCAAGGTCGGCCGCGGCTCGAGCTTCCTCTGGGCGGTTGCCGCCACCATCACCGCGCTCGCCAGCGGACTTTACGGAATCTTCGCCGCGCGTCTGTTGCTCGGCGTCGCCGAAGCGCCGGCGTTTCCGGCGAGCCAGAAGGCGACCGGCCACTGGTTTCCGCTCGACGAACGCGCGCGCTCGACCGCGATCTTCGATTCCGCGGCCAAATTCTCCAACGTGATCGGCGTGCCGCTGGTCGCCTACGTGATCTTTCTCTACGGCTGGCGCTGGGGTTTTGGCGTCACCGCGCTGCTGAGCTTTGCGTATTTCATCGCCTACTACATCATCTACCGAAATCCGAGCGAGGATCCGAAGCTCACCAAGGCGGAGCATGACTACATCGTCGCCGGTGGCGGCACGCCGGAAGGCCCGGCCACCGCGGGACAGAGCCGCATGCTCGGTTATCTCCTGCGCAACCGCAAGGTTTGGGGCCTCACCATCGGCTTCTCCGCCTATGGCTACACCTTCTATCTCTTCCTCACCTGGCTGCCGGGCTATCTCGCCCAGACCATGCATATGAACCTGATGTCGGCCGCGGGCTATTCGACGATTCCCTGGATCTTCGCGACGTTGTCCGACCTCCTGATCGGCGGGTTCCTGGTGGATCATCTGATCGCGCGTGGTTACGACTCGACGCGGGTGCGCCAGTCCGTGATCATCATCGGCATGCTGATGGGGCTTGCCGTGATCGGCGCCGCCTTCACCGTGCAGCCGGGCTGGGCGCTGTTGTGGCTGTCGATCGCGATCTCCGGCCTGTCGGCCGCGGCGCCGGTCGGGTCCTCGATCGTGTCGCTGATCGCGCCCAAGGGCGGCGCGGGAAGTGTCGGCGGCATTGTCAACTTCACCAACAATATGATGGGCGTGCTCGCGCCGATCGTCACCGGCATCGTGGTCGACTGGACACAATCGTTTGCCGGTGCCTTCATGATCGCTGGCGTCGTGCTGCTGATCGGTATCTTCTTCTATGTCGTGGTGCTCGGCCGGATCGAGTCGATTCCGGATTTCGAAGAGGCGTCGCCGGCAGGCGCCGTGCCTGTTCACTGA
- a CDS encoding IclR family transcriptional regulator, with the protein MAAPKKGTSPAERQNGIDRTIDLLEALLHLREPSKLSDLAKQMGAPRSTVYAIANRLIEADLLESVGDGGQVYFGKAVHLYGRAYAEANPLHRRCREALDRLATQHSATAQLCALRGRKYVVVDTRDGSGLFRITTDVGIEVPLPWTASGRLLLDHMSPADIRAFVPKEDFRLPDGRVLDIDDFIKDVARARRDGKCVTTALSDRFTSCLAAPIRDKKGVAVATLCFVVPADSVKERRTALLDDLVATAIELSDRP; encoded by the coding sequence TTGGCCGCACCCAAGAAGGGCACCTCGCCCGCGGAACGCCAGAACGGGATTGATCGGACCATCGATCTCCTGGAAGCGCTGCTGCATTTGCGCGAACCTTCCAAGCTCAGCGATCTCGCCAAGCAAATGGGCGCGCCGCGATCGACCGTCTATGCCATCGCCAATCGCCTGATCGAGGCGGACCTGCTGGAGAGCGTCGGCGACGGCGGGCAGGTCTATTTCGGCAAGGCGGTGCATCTCTACGGGCGGGCCTATGCGGAGGCCAATCCCCTGCATCGCCGCTGTCGCGAAGCCCTCGACCGGCTCGCGACCCAGCACAGCGCCACCGCGCAACTCTGTGCGCTACGCGGCCGCAAATATGTGGTGGTCGATACGCGGGACGGGTCGGGCCTGTTCCGGATCACGACGGATGTCGGCATCGAGGTGCCGCTGCCGTGGACGGCATCCGGCCGGCTGCTGCTGGATCATATGAGCCCGGCGGACATTCGCGCCTTTGTTCCGAAGGAGGATTTTCGCCTTCCGGACGGCCGCGTCCTCGACATCGACGATTTCATCAAGGACGTCGCACGCGCGCGGCGTGACGGCAAATGCGTGACGACGGCGCTGTCCGACCGGTTTACGTCGTGTCTTGCCGCCCCCATCCGCGACAAGAAGGGTGTTGCGGTTGCGACGCTTTGCTTCGTCGTTCCCGCGGATTCGGTGAAGGAGCGCAGGACCGCGCTGCTCGACGATCTCGTCGCCACCGCAATCGAACTCTCCGATCGCCCCTGA
- a CDS encoding haloacid dehalogenase type II: MSLSRRQLLAIASLTVASSIAGDSHGAGAPIKAIAFDGFPIFDPRPIFALAENLFPGRGAELSNAWRTKQFEYTWLRTMSGDYRDFLGVIDDALVFACKSLDIELTGVKRSALVEGYLGMTVWPDVSPALSMLKDNGLRLALLSNFSPAMLDANIRAAGLEGVFEFQLSTDAVRAYKPDPRAYQMGLDAFALKREEVLFAAFAGWDASGAKLFGYPTFWVNRQKQPREQLDAVPDGEGLGMTDLVHFLSS; the protein is encoded by the coding sequence ATGTCCCTTAGTCGCCGCCAACTTCTCGCGATCGCGTCGTTGACGGTCGCGTCCTCGATTGCAGGCGATTCCCATGGAGCAGGCGCGCCGATCAAGGCGATCGCGTTCGACGGTTTTCCGATCTTCGATCCGCGTCCGATCTTCGCGCTGGCCGAGAACCTGTTTCCCGGGCGCGGCGCCGAGCTGTCAAACGCCTGGCGAACGAAGCAGTTCGAATACACATGGCTCCGCACCATGAGCGGAGATTATCGCGACTTCCTCGGCGTCATCGATGACGCCCTGGTGTTCGCCTGCAAGTCGCTCGATATCGAACTGACCGGCGTCAAGAGAAGTGCGCTGGTCGAAGGTTATCTCGGCATGACGGTCTGGCCCGACGTATCGCCCGCTCTGTCCATGCTGAAGGACAACGGCTTGCGGCTCGCACTCCTGAGCAATTTCTCGCCCGCGATGCTCGACGCCAATATTCGCGCCGCAGGGCTCGAAGGTGTCTTCGAATTTCAGCTGAGCACGGATGCGGTTCGTGCCTACAAGCCTGACCCGCGGGCCTATCAGATGGGCCTCGACGCTTTCGCCTTGAAGCGTGAAGAGGTGCTCTTTGCAGCCTTCGCCGGCTGGGATGCCTCCGGCGCCAAACTGTTCGGCTATCCCACCTTCTGGGTCAATCGGCAGAAGCAACCGCGCGAACAGCTCGATGCCGTTCCCGACGGCGAGGGGCTCGGCATGACCGACCTGGTGCACTTTCTGTCGAGCTAG
- a CDS encoding DUF1801 domain-containing protein translates to MFRVIADTLQAYLDFDPKRKRDLTELHKLVVSAAPALKRHFHQGTPAGEAGMRMKMIGYGKFRYAIKSGKSTDWPVIGVALQKNYISMYVTVTRQGAPVVSRYAGKLGELRMGGNNFSFERFDDLKHDAVSALVAEVAGIYEADPENPVRYMQGS, encoded by the coding sequence ATGTTCCGCGTGATTGCCGACACATTGCAGGCCTACCTCGATTTCGATCCGAAGCGAAAGCGTGATCTGACCGAGTTGCACAAGCTGGTGGTCTCGGCCGCGCCAGCCCTCAAGCGCCATTTCCATCAGGGAACGCCCGCGGGAGAGGCGGGAATGCGCATGAAGATGATCGGCTATGGAAAGTTCCGCTATGCCATCAAATCGGGCAAAAGCACGGATTGGCCGGTGATCGGTGTTGCACTCCAGAAAAACTACATCAGCATGTACGTGACGGTGACGAGGCAAGGCGCGCCCGTCGTATCCCGTTACGCCGGAAAGCTCGGCGAATTGCGCATGGGCGGCAACAACTTCAGTTTCGAACGGTTCGACGATCTCAAGCACGATGCGGTGTCTGCTCTCGTCGCGGAGGTTGCCGGCATCTACGAAGCGGATCCTGAAAATCCCGTCCGCTACATGCAGGGGTCCTGA
- a CDS encoding N-acetyltransferase, giving the protein MNDLSITISPEAPGDAQAIERLHERTFGPGRFVLSAYRIREHVDHLLDVSFTARIGTLLVGSVRQLPVTIGETPALLLGPLTVEPPFRSRGIGRMLMERALKDAGDKGHAIVLLVGDEPYYSRVGFKLVPKGRVTMPGPVDAARVLVFELVDGAFEGVSGTVAPDWSKARG; this is encoded by the coding sequence ATGAACGATCTCTCAATCACCATCAGTCCCGAAGCCCCTGGCGACGCCCAGGCGATCGAGCGGCTGCACGAGCGCACCTTCGGCCCCGGCCGCTTTGTGCTCAGCGCCTACCGCATCCGCGAGCACGTCGACCATCTGCTCGACGTCTCCTTCACCGCCCGCATCGGCACGCTGCTGGTCGGCTCCGTCAGGCAATTGCCTGTCACGATCGGCGAGACGCCGGCGCTGCTGCTCGGGCCGCTCACCGTCGAGCCGCCGTTCCGCAGCCGCGGCATCGGCCGCATGCTGATGGAGCGGGCCCTGAAGGACGCCGGGGACAAAGGCCACGCCATCGTGCTGCTGGTCGGCGACGAGCCCTATTACAGCCGCGTCGGTTTCAAGCTCGTCCCCAAGGGACGCGTCACCATGCCGGGCCCGGTCGATGCCGCGCGCGTCCTGGTGTTCGAACTCGTCGACGGCGCGTTCGAAGGCGTCTCGGGCACAGTGGCTCCGGACTGGAGCAAGGCGCGGGGATAG
- a CDS encoding glycosyltransferase family 2 protein, translating into MTSAQPRIAVLVPCYNEEAAVATVVADFRKALPAAEIYVYDNNSRDSTAAVAHEAGAIVRSERRQGKGHVVRRMFADVEADIYVLVDGDATYDAPSAPRMIDKLLEEHLDMVVGLRIDQSQAAYRLGHRTGNRMLTGFLSSTFGHAFKDILSGYRVFSRRFVKSFPVLSDGFEIETELAVYALELSLPVAEVETPYYARPEGSFSKLNTWRDGFRILGTMLKLYRSERPLRFFTVIGILLALAAIILAVPIVVTFIETGLVPRLPTAVLSMGLTIVAMLSVSSGLVLDTVTRGRREMKMLAYLSQPAPKRT; encoded by the coding sequence ATGACATCGGCTCAACCCCGCATCGCCGTGCTGGTGCCCTGCTACAATGAGGAGGCGGCGGTCGCGACCGTCGTCGCCGACTTCCGCAAGGCGCTGCCCGCGGCGGAGATCTATGTCTACGACAACAATTCGCGCGACAGCACCGCTGCCGTTGCGCACGAGGCCGGCGCGATCGTGCGCAGCGAGCGGCGGCAGGGCAAGGGCCACGTCGTGCGCCGCATGTTCGCCGATGTCGAGGCCGACATCTACGTTCTGGTCGACGGCGACGCCACCTACGATGCGCCGAGCGCCCCGCGCATGATCGACAAGCTGCTCGAGGAACATCTCGACATGGTGGTCGGGCTCCGCATCGACCAGTCGCAGGCGGCCTACCGTCTCGGCCATCGCACCGGCAACCGCATGTTGACCGGCTTCCTGTCCTCGACCTTCGGCCACGCCTTCAAGGACATCCTGTCCGGCTACCGCGTGTTCTCGCGGCGTTTCGTCAAATCGTTCCCCGTGCTGTCCGATGGCTTCGAGATCGAGACCGAGCTCGCGGTCTACGCGCTGGAGCTGTCGCTGCCGGTTGCCGAGGTCGAGACGCCCTATTACGCGCGGCCGGAAGGCTCGTTCTCGAAGCTCAACACCTGGCGCGACGGCTTCCGCATTCTCGGCACCATGCTGAAGCTGTACCGCTCGGAGCGGCCGCTGCGCTTCTTCACCGTGATCGGGATCCTGCTGGCGCTGGCCGCGATCATCCTTGCGGTCCCGATCGTCGTGACGTTCATCGAGACCGGCCTGGTGCCGCGCCTGCCGACTGCCGTGCTGTCGATGGGCTTGACGATCGTGGCGATGCTGTCCGTTTCGTCGGGCCTCGTGCTCGATACCGTGACGCGGGGACGGCGGGAGATGAAGATGCTGGCCTATCTGTCCCAGCCGGCGCCGAAAAGGACCTGA
- a CDS encoding NUDIX domain-containing protein, producing the protein MGERLDQIRRRFEPLLRRVFHAYFLVVRGMTLGVRAVVLDADNKVFLVKHSYVSGWYLPGGGVDYGETMEQAMRRELKEEGDIDLTGEAVLHGIFLNSHISRRDHVAVYVVRHFRQDRLPAPNHEIIACGFFDTAALPEEATPGTRLRIAEVLDGKPVIATWR; encoded by the coding sequence ATGGGCGAGCGCCTGGACCAGATCCGACGGAGATTCGAGCCGCTGCTGCGGCGCGTCTTCCACGCCTATTTCCTGGTGGTTCGCGGCATGACGCTCGGCGTCCGCGCCGTGGTGCTCGATGCCGACAACAAGGTGTTTCTGGTCAAGCACAGCTACGTCTCGGGCTGGTATCTGCCGGGCGGCGGCGTCGACTACGGCGAGACCATGGAGCAGGCGATGCGCCGCGAGCTCAAGGAGGAGGGCGATATCGATCTCACCGGGGAGGCCGTGCTGCACGGCATCTTCCTCAACAGCCACATCTCCCGCCGCGACCATGTCGCGGTCTATGTGGTCAGGCATTTCCGGCAGGACCGGCTGCCGGCGCCAAACCACGAGATCATCGCATGCGGCTTCTTCGACACCGCCGCGCTTCCGGAGGAGGCGACCCCCGGCACGCGGCTGCGGATCGCGGAAGTGCTTGACGGCAAGCCCGTGATTGCGACGTGGCGCTGA
- a CDS encoding metallophosphoesterase, translating into MTSHTPAPFTLAHLSDPHLPPLPKPRLIELAGKRALGYVNWTRNRHKYQRREVLDALVADMQAQAPDHIAVTGDLVNLAMDAEFAPARAWLDGVGSPDRVTTIPGNHDAYVRATRHRFGETFAPYLASDDGSAGFPGVRRRGPAALISLSSAVPTPPLMATGTLGRDQLVALEEVLDRLAAEDVFRVLLVHHPLKSEARQKRLTDSASLLALLKRHGVELVLHGHDHIHSTMWFEGPNGNIPAIGVPSASALAHGRYPAAAYNLFAIEKDNAGWRCEQIVRSIDPGMQVREIKRTRLV; encoded by the coding sequence ATGACTTCCCACACGCCGGCACCCTTCACGCTCGCCCATCTGTCCGACCCGCATCTGCCGCCGCTGCCGAAGCCGCGACTGATCGAGCTCGCCGGCAAGCGCGCACTCGGCTACGTCAACTGGACGCGCAACCGTCACAAATACCAGCGCCGCGAGGTTCTCGACGCGCTGGTCGCCGACATGCAGGCGCAGGCGCCCGACCACATCGCGGTGACTGGCGACCTCGTCAACCTGGCGATGGACGCGGAGTTCGCGCCGGCGCGCGCCTGGCTCGACGGGGTCGGCTCGCCCGACCGCGTCACCACGATTCCCGGCAATCACGATGCCTATGTCCGCGCCACGCGCCATCGCTTCGGCGAGACCTTTGCGCCCTATCTTGCCAGCGACGACGGCAGCGCCGGCTTTCCCGGCGTGCGCCGGCGTGGACCGGCCGCGCTGATCAGCCTCTCCAGCGCCGTGCCGACGCCGCCCTTGATGGCAACGGGCACGCTCGGACGCGATCAGCTCGTAGCCCTCGAAGAGGTGCTCGACCGGCTCGCGGCCGAGGACGTCTTCCGCGTGCTGCTCGTGCATCATCCGCTGAAGTCCGAAGCGCGCCAGAAGCGGCTGACGGATTCCGCAAGCCTGCTGGCGCTGCTCAAGCGCCATGGCGTCGAGCTGGTCCTGCACGGGCACGACCACATCCATTCGACGATGTGGTTCGAAGGTCCCAACGGCAACATCCCCGCGATCGGCGTGCCATCGGCCTCGGCGCTCGCGCACGGGCGCTACCCGGCGGCGGCCTACAATCTGTTCGCGATCGAGAAGGACAATGCCGGCTGGCGCTGCGAGCAGATCGTGCGAAGCATCGATCCGGGCATGCAGGTGCGGGAGATCAAGCGCACACGGCTGGTTTGA